The proteins below come from a single Asanoa ferruginea genomic window:
- a CDS encoding TetR/AcrR family transcriptional regulator, producing MTTSPALGRRDRKKLETRAALSAAALRLVAANGLEHVTVEQISEACDVSSRTFFNYFASKDEALIGGDSDIAQTLEMFRALPAGTSLVEALRLAFVPVILQMEDHRETISLRLRVIHDNPQLLPRLLATGVESEMAVAAAIADRLDLPADHPFPAVAAAVVGAAFRVALMRWATEDHPATLATLADEAFDVVASGLTPPTTKDS from the coding sequence GTGACCACTTCCCCCGCGCTCGGCCGCCGCGACCGCAAGAAGCTGGAGACCCGCGCCGCGCTTTCCGCCGCGGCGCTGCGGCTCGTGGCCGCCAACGGGCTCGAGCACGTCACGGTGGAGCAGATCAGCGAGGCGTGCGACGTCTCGTCGCGCACGTTCTTCAACTACTTCGCCAGCAAGGACGAGGCACTGATCGGCGGCGACTCCGACATCGCCCAGACGCTCGAGATGTTTCGCGCGCTGCCTGCCGGCACCAGCCTGGTCGAGGCGCTGCGGCTGGCGTTCGTGCCGGTCATCCTCCAGATGGAAGACCACCGCGAGACGATCAGCCTGCGTCTACGGGTGATCCACGACAACCCGCAGTTGCTCCCCCGGCTGCTGGCCACCGGTGTCGAGTCCGAGATGGCGGTCGCCGCCGCGATCGCCGACCGGCTCGACCTGCCCGCTGACCACCCCTTCCCCGCCGTGGCCGCCGCCGTCGTGGGCGCCGCGTTCCGGGTCGCGCTGATGCGCTGGGCCACCGAAGACCACCCCGCCACCCTCGCCACGCTGGCCGACGAGGCGTTCGACGTCGTGGCCAGCGGCCTCACACCCCCCACCACAAAGGACAGTTGA